A window from Chitinophaga filiformis encodes these proteins:
- a CDS encoding CHAT domain-containing protein: MHSGAPKLTIDIEGKDWLTVKIKAGRMELPAIEVDFSDQRIGEYYNILYDALDKFLEIIGDEKQISISDANRALKYLNSAGAGLMFYLFGNRISEVRDFMRRAVETWRMSSTDAYTVPFVEVRSLQNKYIPVEFLPVFDSAAPAAATNSNDLLLIASRFLGFSTCINRIYHRPSLRSQVKTDAKIAQDAKMRVRFFKNRKLTRLQEEEDFLRNHAGIELLSKWPVGIAAPDQFINELAALIWNGKDIATGVAEPQDDIHHFTCHCINDYALSSNSKLHLTYPHKGLIWTSNKDVYVSIDSLAKEFGQQKSRDTKTSYPLVFLNACKSNKRNPLGLMSFPDLFVKHGNKGVIGTETMIPEMFAGEFSRCFYDKLVNGFSISQALHTSRWYLLKRFNNPLGILYTLYADPDLRMENHSHA, encoded by the coding sequence ATGCATTCCGGAGCGCCTAAATTAACGATCGATATCGAAGGCAAAGATTGGCTGACCGTAAAGATCAAAGCCGGACGAATGGAATTGCCGGCTATAGAAGTTGATTTTTCAGACCAACGCATAGGAGAATACTATAATATCTTGTATGATGCGCTTGACAAATTCCTTGAAATCATAGGCGACGAAAAACAGATAAGTATTTCCGATGCAAACAGAGCTTTGAAGTATCTGAACTCTGCCGGCGCAGGTTTGATGTTCTACCTTTTCGGTAACAGAATCAGTGAAGTACGGGATTTCATGCGAAGAGCTGTTGAGACATGGAGAATGAGTTCAACAGATGCGTATACTGTGCCGTTTGTGGAAGTAAGATCCCTACAAAACAAATATATTCCGGTTGAATTTTTACCAGTTTTTGATAGTGCTGCCCCGGCGGCCGCTACCAACTCAAATGACCTGCTACTAATTGCCTCGCGGTTTCTTGGCTTTTCAACCTGTATCAATCGTATCTACCACAGACCCTCGCTTCGGTCCCAGGTCAAGACCGATGCAAAAATTGCACAGGACGCCAAAATGCGCGTACGCTTTTTCAAAAACAGAAAGCTTACGCGCTTGCAGGAGGAGGAAGATTTCCTGAGAAACCACGCCGGTATTGAACTGCTTAGTAAATGGCCGGTTGGCATTGCAGCGCCAGATCAATTTATTAATGAATTGGCCGCCTTGATTTGGAATGGCAAGGACATTGCTACGGGCGTGGCTGAACCGCAGGATGATATTCACCATTTCACCTGTCACTGCATTAATGACTATGCATTGTCTTCAAACAGCAAATTACATCTTACCTATCCCCACAAGGGCCTAATTTGGACATCAAATAAAGATGTGTATGTTAGCATTGATAGCCTGGCAAAAGAGTTTGGCCAGCAAAAGAGCCGCGACACCAAAACTTCATATCCCCTGGTGTTCCTGAACGCCTGTAAATCAAATAAACGCAATCCTCTCGGTTTGATGTCTTTTCCAGACCTGTTTGTGAAACATGGGAACAAAGGCGTAATTGGCACCGAGACAATGATACCAGAGATGTTTGCCGGCGAATTTTCAAGGTGCTTCTATGACAAGCTGGTCAATGGCTTTAGCATATCTCAAGCGCTTCATACAAGTCGCTGGTACCTGCTGAAAAGGTTCAACAATCCACTAGGCATATTATATACGCTCTATGCTGATCCAGATCTGCGCATGGAAAATCATTCTCATGCTTAA
- a CDS encoding tetratricopeptide repeat protein — protein MANLDIGTFRLDTANEPSFSQLTQGSEIEKDAAVQKIYDLAKTKNGMEQWNDFAIALGILGKKEVALGLFKDLIERFPDHDVLRYNLALSYVYCGMNAVGRYHLIQLSQSANEKSFRKFSRESLEKFESYLGITEADDRLKDLQISYFRKAILAAAPDSNIFLSLGRLLFDRMNKEMDDDCVLELIALLERGTKMYPRDSQLMEMLLATKLWYEPYKSHHSIADQLACISPSSPLLVEYLSRKKCDTIMHSRTSKIFRVLVEEYMSGQEEFKQYALKDLAAFVFLDPTNTAYRIMYALALACNKQYAAALKQVAKAEQEPHKDYVYFFNVSQIFHKCGDKQKALDYVEKAESFVETEQDRTDLDKVIALIKNDSEWKIA, from the coding sequence ATGGCAAACTTAGATATAGGAACGTTTCGTCTTGATACAGCAAATGAACCTTCATTCAGTCAGCTAACTCAAGGATCAGAAATAGAAAAGGATGCTGCCGTCCAAAAGATCTATGACCTGGCAAAGACAAAGAACGGAATGGAGCAATGGAACGATTTTGCCATTGCATTGGGCATCTTAGGTAAAAAGGAAGTCGCCTTGGGCCTTTTTAAAGACCTAATTGAAAGATTTCCAGATCACGATGTACTTCGATATAACCTGGCCCTCTCCTATGTTTACTGTGGGATGAATGCTGTAGGTCGATATCATCTGATTCAACTATCCCAGTCAGCAAACGAAAAATCATTCCGGAAGTTCAGCCGGGAAAGCCTTGAGAAGTTTGAATCTTATTTAGGTATTACAGAAGCCGATGATCGCCTAAAGGATCTGCAAATCTCGTACTTCCGCAAAGCAATACTTGCGGCTGCACCGGATAGTAACATTTTTTTGTCTCTCGGCAGATTACTTTTCGACAGAATGAATAAGGAGATGGATGATGACTGCGTTTTAGAACTAATTGCGCTTCTGGAAAGAGGAACTAAAATGTATCCGAGAGATTCTCAGCTCATGGAGATGCTGCTGGCTACCAAACTATGGTACGAACCATATAAAAGCCACCACAGTATTGCCGATCAACTCGCTTGCATTTCCCCCTCCTCTCCCTTATTGGTCGAATATCTCAGCAGGAAAAAATGCGATACAATCATGCATTCTAGAACAAGCAAAATCTTTAGAGTTCTCGTCGAAGAATATATGAGCGGACAGGAGGAATTCAAACAATATGCACTTAAAGATCTCGCCGCCTTCGTGTTCCTGGACCCAACCAATACTGCTTACAGGATTATGTATGCGCTCGCGCTGGCCTGCAACAAGCAGTATGCTGCAGCCTTGAAACAGGTTGCTAAGGCAGAGCAGGAACCCCACAAAGATTATGTATATTTTTTTAATGTGTCCCAGATTTTTCACAAGTGTGGTGACAAACAAAAGGCCCTTGATTATGTAGAAAAAGCAGAATCGTTTGTCGAAACTGAACAGGACAGAACCGATCTTGACAAAGTGATCGCCCTTATCAAAAATGACAGTGAATGGAAAATAGCGTAA
- a CDS encoding CHAT domain-containing protein, which produces MKDLIHSATHLKPATLHNMLNQQRKEEKEAGNEEKYNLLTFIHEIVNREHRNDELETITDTLTLYKAAIKQRNIIRLKSLLIAHKNFVNLDLIQLTMGGSRENQIPLQEDIMIMFVASLIIANIEFKMIACLLWVRFLFHKGLFKKGKKRIDIAKKQMSDSQKDQLQQTLLALEIAYARERKELRTALQLMENMRLLLKQEDTGNALFELLYSMARIARELGQYEKSIGLLDELFELLNIAMQQPDINVDQFILGTCRLRGLVLEDIGRGDLAQTDYQQAYNISIKMGDKHEQFVNLTNIAISYVKLHRKQESLFRLQQLLQTVREWGDPITIASTHNNIGSILQSMERYTEALSHYYEALEIKVDSPYKFGEAVASLGIADCYLAMNNPDLYRVFHSYAFVPILQTGDVGLMATYAIGRAAHYTDESEQDQNRKDLMLALNIAKSLDQVVSVARLIPWLCQVYERTNKLDDAIALCHSFLEEHPNLTTHSVFFYSILATYARLLLVQEAPIRHLFDKLMHTVTHINKNIEETIFDKHRGEMVGQSILLYNTIFRILLEYKGDEVLINEKSIAIYCFNLHELAKSRTFLSDLSVSRLTLPENVPEALGNKEQELIALQLSYQQMENAYSEAYRLQRLQELRMELFAIRDEIKLFAPDYVRARAGLPYQYEEAQAFLDREPHVAFISFFCDTENTTVFVVLAEEPEPRVFRYAVGSDEIEKVVKQMQRAFNGAPFEFPPYPPILPDRPFERELDFLDQLGASLLGFTHILTDVEVLCIAAHGVLHQVPFHAIRLIDGRYLAEQFAVVYTASISTTLLQQTGQKRSTRPNTVYVACVPSKEDKRPDLFEQDLDLFDPHIWPKVSTDIGIAASREKVYSEISGHNVIHFSCHGYFDNTQGHQSGLILSNGIELPTRYGQNMSFSERNQFALTAKDLLSTHIDADLITLNACSTALQENRNHGDEWDGFIRCLLLAGASSVLSTMWNVDQASSAGFLKNFYAVWKGGASEVEKWKALSYAQRSYIYSENIHLRHPYHWAAFTLSGTWH; this is translated from the coding sequence ATGAAAGACCTTATCCACTCGGCTACCCACCTGAAACCGGCCACACTGCATAATATGCTAAACCAACAGAGAAAAGAGGAGAAGGAAGCTGGAAATGAGGAGAAATATAATCTGTTGACCTTCATACATGAGATAGTAAATCGGGAACACAGGAATGACGAATTGGAAACAATTACGGATACACTTACCCTATATAAGGCAGCGATAAAACAGCGGAATATCATAAGGTTGAAAAGCCTTCTAATAGCACATAAGAACTTTGTAAACCTCGACTTGATACAGCTGACTATGGGTGGCAGTAGGGAGAACCAAATTCCCTTGCAGGAGGATATTATGATCATGTTTGTTGCGTCGTTGATTATAGCCAACATAGAGTTTAAAATGATCGCCTGCTTATTATGGGTTCGGTTTCTGTTTCATAAGGGGCTTTTCAAAAAAGGAAAAAAACGAATAGACATTGCCAAAAAACAAATGTCGGATTCGCAGAAGGATCAGTTACAACAAACCCTGCTCGCTCTTGAAATTGCCTATGCTCGGGAACGAAAAGAGTTGCGAACAGCACTTCAACTGATGGAAAATATGCGTCTTCTTTTGAAACAGGAAGATACCGGTAATGCTCTTTTTGAACTACTGTATTCCATGGCAAGAATTGCCAGAGAATTGGGGCAATACGAAAAATCAATCGGGCTGCTTGATGAACTGTTTGAATTGCTAAACATAGCCATGCAACAACCTGACATCAACGTGGATCAATTTATTTTGGGTACATGTAGGTTACGCGGGCTTGTGCTGGAGGACATTGGCCGTGGCGACCTGGCACAAACAGATTATCAACAGGCATACAACATATCCATAAAGATGGGCGATAAACACGAACAATTTGTAAACCTGACAAATATTGCTATTTCTTATGTTAAGCTGCACCGGAAACAAGAAAGCCTGTTCCGTCTTCAACAGTTATTACAGACAGTGAGAGAGTGGGGCGATCCTATCACAATTGCATCTACCCACAATAATATCGGATCCATTCTTCAAAGCATGGAACGCTATACAGAAGCTCTTTCACACTATTATGAGGCTCTTGAAATAAAGGTTGACTCCCCATACAAGTTTGGGGAAGCAGTTGCATCGTTGGGCATAGCCGATTGTTATTTGGCCATGAACAACCCCGACCTTTATCGCGTGTTTCACAGCTATGCCTTTGTGCCAATACTTCAAACTGGTGATGTAGGCCTAATGGCGACTTACGCAATTGGAAGGGCTGCGCATTACACAGACGAATCGGAACAGGATCAGAACAGGAAAGATCTTATGCTCGCCTTGAATATTGCCAAGTCGCTAGACCAAGTCGTTTCGGTCGCCAGACTGATTCCCTGGCTTTGCCAAGTGTATGAAAGAACAAACAAACTGGATGATGCTATTGCATTGTGTCATTCTTTTCTGGAAGAGCATCCCAATCTTACTACTCATTCAGTTTTTTTCTATAGCATTTTAGCCACCTATGCCAGACTTCTGCTGGTTCAAGAGGCGCCGATCAGGCATCTTTTTGACAAACTGATGCACACGGTTACACATATCAATAAAAATATAGAGGAGACTATTTTCGACAAGCATCGGGGAGAAATGGTTGGTCAATCCATTCTTCTGTACAATACAATTTTCCGGATATTATTGGAGTATAAGGGAGACGAAGTACTGATAAATGAAAAAAGCATAGCCATTTATTGTTTTAATTTGCATGAACTGGCTAAGTCGAGGACATTTCTGAGCGACCTTTCTGTTAGTCGGCTCACTTTACCGGAGAATGTGCCGGAAGCACTTGGCAACAAAGAGCAGGAACTAATAGCCCTTCAATTGAGCTATCAGCAAATGGAGAATGCTTACTCTGAAGCATACCGACTACAACGGCTTCAAGAACTGCGTATGGAACTGTTTGCCATCCGGGATGAGATCAAACTTTTTGCTCCAGATTATGTACGCGCCAGGGCGGGACTTCCCTACCAATATGAGGAAGCACAGGCATTTCTTGATCGCGAACCGCACGTGGCCTTTATATCCTTTTTTTGTGACACAGAAAACACGACTGTATTTGTGGTGCTTGCAGAAGAACCGGAACCCCGGGTATTCCGATATGCAGTTGGATCGGATGAAATTGAAAAGGTTGTGAAACAGATGCAGCGTGCATTCAACGGAGCGCCGTTCGAATTTCCCCCTTATCCTCCTATTCTTCCCGATCGCCCTTTTGAAAGAGAACTGGATTTTTTGGATCAACTCGGAGCATCCCTGCTCGGATTCACACATATCCTCACTGATGTGGAAGTGTTATGTATTGCCGCTCATGGCGTACTGCACCAGGTACCATTTCACGCCATACGGCTAATCGATGGCCGGTATTTGGCCGAACAGTTTGCCGTAGTTTATACTGCTAGTATAAGCACTACCCTGCTGCAACAGACCGGGCAAAAGAGAAGCACTAGGCCGAATACTGTGTATGTTGCCTGTGTGCCCTCAAAGGAGGACAAACGGCCTGATCTCTTTGAGCAGGACCTTGACCTTTTTGATCCGCATATCTGGCCGAAAGTTTCAACCGATATAGGAATAGCTGCTTCGCGCGAAAAGGTATACAGCGAAATATCCGGTCACAATGTCATTCATTTCTCGTGCCATGGCTATTTCGATAACACACAGGGTCATCAATCGGGATTGATTCTTTCAAATGGAATCGAACTGCCTACCCGCTACGGGCAAAACATGTCCTTTTCTGAACGAAACCAATTTGCCCTTACCGCCAAAGACCTCCTCAGTACCCATATCGATGCCGATCTGATAACGCTTAACGCTTGCTCTACAGCTTTGCAGGAAAACCGGAACCACGGCGACGAATGGGATGGATTTATCCGTTGTTTATTGCTGGCGGGCGCCTCATCGGTGTTGTCAACCATGTGGAATGTGGATCAGGCTTCTTCAGCAGGATTTTTGAAAAATTTTTACGCAGTGTGGAAGGGAGGCGCTAGCGAAGTAGAAAAATGGAAAGCACTGTCGTATGCACAAAGGTCGTATATTTATTCTGAGAACATCCATTTACGGCATCCCTACCACTGGGCTGCATTCACACTTTCCGGAACCTGGCATTAA